One segment of Desulfobaculum bizertense DSM 18034 DNA contains the following:
- a CDS encoding thiamine pyrophosphate-binding protein, which produces MKTTVSDYVFSRVAAEGVKDIFMVSGGGIMFLCEALGKNKELKYWCNYNEQACAIAAEAYSRTTENIGVCLVTTGPGSTNALSGVAGAWVDSIPLLVISGQVRTGVLADYKTQRQVGPQEINIIPMAKPVTKYAITVMDPLSIRYELEKALYLAQNGRPGPAWINIPLDIQSSLIETDELVGYVPSSNLCPSLINTDISKVIEQLYKATRPVIIGGSGIILAHARKTFQSIVHRTEIPTLLTMSAMDLLDENDPLFQGRLGPAGQRRANFALQNADLVLGLGASLSISSLGFAQGVAPHAYKILVNIDAGDLDKKNISIDHKVLTDVDTFMKKLMAEINTAKIKISHCWKKTCTMWKEKYPPSLPHQLRQKCCVDMFSFSEELSQQMDKTDILVGGNSHDGGLIQFQNHKFKSQQRSLINFCYGAMGWDLPALVGACVASPNRRSILTTGDGSIMFNIHELLFLGFHKCNAKIFISNNDGYMGIIKTQDRFFKGNYVAATKKSGVANPNFKALAKAFGLKYIFLENNEQIREAISKIFSDTEPWICEIKTSQNQQYFKVGSYQKEDGSLASRSLEDMTPLLPPEEIEENMNIFN; this is translated from the coding sequence ATGAAAACCACCGTTTCTGATTATGTTTTTTCACGCGTTGCGGCTGAAGGAGTAAAAGATATCTTCATGGTGTCTGGTGGAGGGATAATGTTTCTCTGCGAGGCACTTGGAAAAAACAAGGAACTCAAATACTGGTGCAATTATAATGAACAAGCCTGTGCTATCGCAGCAGAAGCCTACTCGCGGACAACAGAAAATATTGGAGTATGCCTTGTTACGACTGGTCCAGGAAGCACTAACGCCCTGTCTGGTGTTGCTGGAGCATGGGTAGATTCAATCCCTTTACTTGTCATTTCAGGACAAGTCAGAACTGGGGTATTGGCCGACTATAAAACACAACGACAGGTTGGACCTCAAGAAATTAACATCATTCCGATGGCAAAGCCGGTTACTAAATATGCTATAACAGTAATGGATCCTTTGAGTATTCGATATGAACTAGAAAAGGCCCTTTATCTTGCACAAAATGGTCGGCCAGGCCCTGCCTGGATCAATATTCCACTCGATATACAGTCTTCACTAATCGAAACAGATGAACTTGTTGGGTATGTTCCTTCAAGCAACCTTTGCCCATCTCTCATAAATACCGATATTTCAAAAGTCATTGAGCAACTTTATAAAGCAACACGTCCCGTCATTATTGGCGGAAGCGGAATAATTCTAGCTCATGCAAGAAAAACATTTCAATCTATAGTACATAGAACAGAAATTCCAACACTGCTTACAATGAGTGCAATGGATTTATTGGATGAAAATGATCCTCTTTTCCAAGGTAGACTAGGCCCTGCGGGGCAACGCCGAGCTAACTTTGCATTGCAAAATGCAGATCTTGTTTTGGGACTTGGAGCAAGCCTTTCCATCTCTTCACTTGGCTTTGCTCAAGGGGTCGCGCCACACGCGTACAAAATTCTTGTAAATATTGACGCTGGAGATTTAGACAAAAAAAATATTTCAATAGATCACAAAGTATTAACAGACGTTGATACGTTTATGAAAAAGCTCATGGCGGAAATCAATACAGCTAAAATTAAAATTTCCCATTGCTGGAAAAAGACCTGCACAATGTGGAAAGAAAAATATCCACCATCTTTACCTCATCAGCTCAGGCAAAAATGTTGTGTTGATATGTTTTCATTTTCTGAAGAACTCTCTCAGCAAATGGATAAAACAGATATTTTGGTCGGAGGCAATTCGCATGATGGGGGGCTTATTCAATTTCAAAATCACAAATTCAAGTCACAGCAACGAAGTCTCATCAATTTTTGTTATGGAGCTATGGGATGGGATTTGCCGGCCCTTGTTGGAGCCTGCGTTGCTTCGCCAAATCGACGATCTATACTCACAACAGGGGATGGGAGCATCATGTTCAATATACATGAACTCCTTTTTTTAGGATTTCATAAATGTAATGCCAAAATATTCATTAGTAACAATGACGGATATATGGGTATTATAAAAACACAAGACCGCTTTTTTAAGGGAAATTATGTTGCGGCAACCAAGAAGTCTGGCGTTGCTAATCCAAATTTTAAAGCTCTAGCTAAAGCTTTTGGTTTAAAATACATTTTTCTCGAAAATAATGAACAAATTCGAGAGGCTATTTCAAAAATCTTTTCAGATACAGAACCATGGATCTGTGAAATTAAAACATCACAGAACCAGCAATATTTTAAAGTTGGTTCATATCAAAAAGAAGACGGGAGCTTGGCTTCTCGCTCTTTGGAAGACATGACCCCTCTTCTACCTCCTGAAGAAATTGAAGAAAATATGAATATTTTCAACTAA
- a CDS encoding NAD-dependent epimerase/dehydratase family protein, translating into MSNSWLIPKGYSLFQKDLNHVLEHAESSLRLLQHGRVFISGASGLFGQWILENLLWARDQLNLDIEIFALSRNPASWMKRTDNLFYKRDGLQILHGDIINFKFPPPCSYIIHAASSSLLNPSHHLESACFGTRRICDFADFSNSKSVLITSSGGAYLGAVNQNIHHEWVEPWSCAEECLSKQSVYGEGKRFMELLAFSRSHNATWNAVAARCFAFVGPWLKLDANYAVGNFIKNALEGKPITVTGDGSPLRTYQYLSDLVIWILTILTQGKDKKVYNVGGNKAVSIKKLAEIVSNISPQNSEVNILEKPQIKAFPSAYLPDVSRAQTELGLQSLIDLEEGIRRTMIWNSLRSSHV; encoded by the coding sequence ATGAGTAATTCATGGTTAATACCCAAAGGGTATTCTTTGTTTCAAAAAGATCTCAACCATGTGCTTGAACATGCTGAATCTAGCTTAAGATTGCTTCAACATGGTCGTGTTTTTATTTCTGGTGCAAGTGGACTTTTTGGCCAATGGATTTTGGAAAATTTACTTTGGGCACGGGATCAGCTTAATCTCGATATAGAAATATTTGCATTGAGCCGGAATCCAGCAAGTTGGATGAAACGCACAGATAATTTGTTCTATAAAAGAGATGGTCTTCAGATATTACATGGTGATATTATTAATTTCAAATTCCCGCCACCATGCTCTTACATCATTCATGCCGCATCCTCTTCTCTTTTAAATCCATCTCATCATCTTGAGTCTGCATGCTTTGGAACACGAAGAATATGCGATTTTGCAGATTTTTCGAATTCAAAATCCGTTTTGATCACCTCGTCTGGGGGGGCATACCTTGGTGCAGTCAATCAAAATATTCACCATGAATGGGTTGAACCTTGGAGCTGTGCCGAAGAATGTCTTTCAAAGCAATCAGTATATGGTGAAGGGAAACGCTTTATGGAGCTACTTGCATTTTCTCGAAGCCATAATGCGACCTGGAATGCTGTTGCTGCTCGTTGTTTTGCTTTTGTTGGCCCTTGGTTAAAGCTTGATGCGAATTACGCTGTGGGCAATTTTATAAAAAATGCCCTTGAAGGAAAACCAATTACTGTTACAGGTGATGGATCTCCTCTAAGGACATATCAATACCTATCAGATCTTGTTATCTGGATTCTAACTATCCTCACTCAAGGAAAAGACAAAAAAGTCTACAACGTAGGTGGGAATAAAGCTGTCTCTATTAAAAAACTTGCAGAAATAGTTTCCAATATTTCTCCGCAAAATTCAGAAGTTAATATATTGGAAAAACCTCAGATTAAAGCTTTTCCTTCTGCTTATTTGCCAGATGTCAGTCGAGCTCAAACCGAACTGGGGCTCCAGTCTCTAATAGATTTAGAGGAAGGGATTCGAAGAACTATGATATGGAATAGTCTCCGAAGTTCTCATGTGTGA
- a CDS encoding GtrA family protein has product MLDTALSAIKEKGIRYVIAGGFNTLFGYIVGLLLYYSLERRLHIVTICIISNIICITMSFATYKFFVFKTKGNFLAEYLRCYIVYGGSALVSILGLWVLVDLLHIYFWFASLAMMGLSVFISFFGHDLFTFRISKKHALAEATRKSR; this is encoded by the coding sequence ATGTTAGATACAGCTTTATCCGCCATCAAAGAAAAAGGCATTCGATATGTAATCGCAGGGGGATTCAATACTCTTTTTGGGTATATTGTAGGTCTCTTGTTGTACTATTCTTTGGAAAGAAGGCTGCATATTGTCACGATATGTATAATTTCAAATATTATATGTATTACAATGTCATTTGCTACATATAAGTTTTTTGTATTCAAAACAAAAGGCAATTTTTTGGCTGAATATTTACGTTGCTACATTGTTTATGGAGGGAGTGCCTTAGTAAGCATATTGGGACTTTGGGTCCTTGTTGATCTTTTACATATTTATTTTTGGTTCGCATCACTTGCTATGATGGGATTGAGTGTCTTTATTTCTTTTTTTGGCCATGACCTTTTTACTTTTCGTATTTCAAAAAAACATGCTCTCGCAGAAGCAACTAGGAAAAGCAGATGA
- a CDS encoding nucleotide sugar dehydrogenase has protein sequence MKNHLLPDTFDALRKKVAILGLGFVGAAMAAAVSNASKRNIPIYDVIGIDRPTELGKKRVNSINNGIFPFETTDIELKNAISKAHKYGNIYCATSHLLIAEADYIVVDINLDIQYQNDGTPYLDLSAFKEAVSSIGENMKPDALIVVETTVPPGTCEKVVLPIIDKEFKKRGINSTPNIAHSYERVMPGKQYYNSIINFWRVYSGINKASADLCEKFLRSFIHTDNFPLTRLKTTTASETAKVLENSYRAANIAFMEEWGRFAEQVGIDIFEVINAIRMRPTHSNIRQPGFGVGGYCLTKDPYFAKLAAKDLFGLNNLDFPFCTKAVSLNKKMPLVTLDALEKALGGLAGRKILVLGVSYRQDVGDTRYSPTEIFALKAISSGAELVFHDPLVTFWPELKTEVIQTYPEPKEFDTLLFTVGHKAYQDIDIPKWLNGAKPLIFDANNVLTEKQIATIQAYGCPLKMIGRG, from the coding sequence ATGAAAAACCACCTTTTGCCTGATACGTTTGACGCCCTTCGTAAAAAAGTTGCAATCCTTGGGTTAGGTTTTGTTGGAGCAGCAATGGCAGCTGCGGTTTCAAATGCATCAAAAAGAAATATCCCTATCTATGACGTTATCGGTATAGATAGGCCCACAGAGTTAGGGAAGAAAAGAGTAAACTCGATAAACAATGGAATATTTCCTTTTGAAACAACAGATATAGAACTAAAAAATGCAATTTCAAAAGCTCATAAATATGGAAATATTTATTGCGCTACATCGCATCTCTTGATTGCTGAAGCAGACTACATCGTAGTGGATATCAATTTAGATATTCAATATCAAAACGATGGGACTCCATATTTAGACCTCTCTGCCTTCAAAGAAGCAGTCTCAAGCATCGGGGAAAATATGAAACCTGATGCCCTAATCGTTGTCGAAACAACAGTTCCCCCAGGGACATGTGAGAAAGTCGTATTGCCTATCATCGACAAAGAGTTCAAGAAACGAGGCATAAATTCTACTCCTAATATAGCACACAGCTATGAACGAGTTATGCCGGGGAAGCAATACTATAACTCTATCATTAATTTTTGGCGTGTTTACTCTGGAATTAACAAAGCTTCCGCAGATTTATGCGAAAAATTTCTCCGATCCTTCATACACACAGACAACTTTCCTCTTACTAGGCTGAAAACAACAACAGCAAGCGAAACAGCAAAAGTATTAGAAAACTCGTATCGAGCAGCAAACATCGCTTTCATGGAAGAATGGGGAAGGTTTGCAGAACAGGTTGGTATAGATATTTTTGAGGTCATTAACGCAATTCGTATGCGCCCAACTCATTCGAACATTCGCCAACCAGGCTTCGGTGTAGGTGGGTACTGCCTCACAAAAGATCCATACTTTGCAAAACTCGCTGCAAAAGACTTATTTGGTCTTAATAACTTGGATTTTCCTTTTTGTACTAAGGCTGTTTCTCTCAACAAAAAGATGCCCTTAGTAACCTTAGATGCCCTAGAAAAGGCTTTAGGAGGCCTTGCCGGGCGCAAAATACTCGTACTGGGGGTAAGCTATCGGCAGGATGTCGGTGATACGAGATATTCTCCTACCGAAATTTTTGCACTCAAAGCAATCAGTAGCGGAGCTGAACTCGTCTTTCATGATCCCCTTGTTACATTCTGGCCTGAGTTGAAAACAGAAGTCATTCAGACTTATCCAGAGCCAAAAGAATTTGACACACTGCTTTTCACCGTCGGGCACAAGGCGTATCAAGACATAGATATTCCCAAATGGCTTAATGGAGCCAAACCACTTATTTTTGATGCCAACAACGTCCTCACTGAAAAACAAATAGCAACAATCCAAGCTTACGGTTGCCCTCTCAAAATGATTGGGCGTGGATAA
- the neuB gene encoding N-acetylneuraminate synthase — protein MLYQPAPYVRVIAEAGVNHNGNVSLAIELIDAAAESGADIVKFQTFKTSSLTTENAPMAKYQEINTQTQNTQQAMLQKLELPLDDFYTLAQHAKEKGIQFLSTPFDLESISFLQKMKLNTVKIGSGEITNLPYLRRIAEFKWDIFLSTGMSSLDEVQNALNALIKSGVKESSITLFHCTTEYPAPVQDVNLRAMLTLKDKFSNIAGIGYSDHTKGITIPIAAASLGATVIEKHFTLDKKMDGPDHKASLEPHELKQMVQAIRDVSSSLGNGIKEPAPSEIPNRTVARKSIVAARDILAGELLTEENLTTKRPGNGISPMCWDDIIGTAAPRNFKKDELL, from the coding sequence ATGTTATATCAACCTGCCCCATATGTCCGAGTAATCGCTGAAGCCGGAGTCAACCACAATGGCAACGTGTCACTTGCCATAGAACTAATTGATGCCGCTGCTGAATCTGGAGCAGATATCGTCAAATTTCAAACGTTCAAAACATCTTCCCTGACGACCGAAAATGCTCCAATGGCAAAGTACCAAGAGATAAATACTCAAACCCAAAATACCCAACAAGCGATGCTCCAAAAATTAGAACTTCCGCTTGATGATTTTTATACGCTTGCTCAGCACGCAAAAGAAAAAGGAATTCAATTTCTTTCAACTCCTTTTGATCTTGAATCAATTTCATTTTTACAAAAAATGAAATTGAATACTGTTAAAATAGGATCTGGAGAAATTACAAACCTTCCATACCTTCGCCGCATAGCAGAATTTAAGTGGGATATTTTTCTTTCAACAGGAATGAGTTCTTTGGATGAAGTTCAAAATGCTCTTAATGCATTAATTAAATCAGGAGTGAAGGAATCAAGTATAACACTTTTTCACTGCACAACAGAGTATCCTGCCCCAGTTCAAGATGTGAACCTCAGAGCAATGCTTACACTAAAAGATAAATTTTCAAATATTGCTGGTATTGGATATTCTGATCATACAAAAGGAATAACAATCCCTATTGCCGCCGCTTCTCTAGGAGCTACAGTAATTGAAAAACACTTTACGCTTGATAAGAAGATGGATGGACCTGACCACAAAGCAAGTCTGGAGCCTCATGAATTAAAACAAATGGTGCAAGCAATTCGAGATGTGTCTTCAAGTCTTGGAAATGGGATCAAGGAACCTGCCCCATCTGAAATACCCAATAGGACTGTGGCCCGAAAAAGCATTGTAGCTGCACGGGACATTCTGGCTGGTGAGCTTTTAACAGAAGAAAATTTAACAACAAAACGCCCTGGGAATGGAATTTCTCCCATGTGTTGGGATGACATTATTGGAACAGCAGCTCCTCGGAATTTTAAAAAAGACGAATTACTCTAA
- a CDS encoding acetyltransferase, whose translation MNSPLLLVGGGGHCIATLDVLESAGISIAGIIHGPDQPLEYICGYPPLGYDDNIPALRGKYNLALITVGQIKTPTIRKRLYTLLKKNNYDLATVISPCSTISQRTKVGEGTIIMHNVCINRNVTIGDNSIINTGSIVEHGCQIGNHCHISIGSVLCGNVSIGDGAFIGAGSVCREGIHIGENAVIGCGLRILFDIPPHKTIKSNVLSPLT comes from the coding sequence ATGAATAGTCCTCTTCTTCTCGTAGGTGGAGGAGGACATTGTATCGCAACATTAGATGTATTAGAGTCAGCAGGCATCAGTATTGCTGGAATCATACATGGTCCTGACCAGCCCTTAGAATATATCTGTGGCTACCCGCCTTTAGGTTACGATGACAATATTCCAGCACTTAGGGGAAAATATAATTTAGCTCTCATAACAGTTGGGCAAATAAAAACACCTACAATACGAAAACGTCTCTATACTCTTCTTAAGAAAAATAATTATGATCTTGCTACAGTAATTTCACCATGTTCTACAATATCTCAGCGCACAAAGGTTGGTGAAGGAACTATCATTATGCATAATGTATGTATTAATCGTAATGTCACGATTGGTGATAATTCAATAATAAATACAGGCTCGATTGTTGAACATGGATGCCAAATCGGAAACCACTGCCATATTTCGATAGGTTCAGTTCTTTGCGGAAACGTTAGCATCGGAGATGGAGCTTTTATTGGCGCGGGATCGGTATGTCGTGAAGGAATCCATATCGGCGAAAATGCCGTCATTGGATGTGGTCTACGAATCCTTTTTGATATCCCCCCACATAAAACGATCAAATCCAATGTCCTTTCACCACTGACATAA
- a CDS encoding sugar phosphate nucleotidyltransferase, with protein sequence MSFENEIQRITVIGDNSIISCMHLFNEYFLPTLLVTDKNGVFLGTLTDGDIRRAFLQGIRISDPIYQAMQKNAVVGYTNESPRSRFARMKSGKIRHLPILDSTGHLAGLEIEQAFLPVQTASTSAVIMCGGLGTRMGCLTKNCPKPMLPVGGKPMLERILENLMRNGISKFYFAVNYLHEIIEKHFGDGSQWGVEIQYLREQQRLGTGGALSLIPEQPKSPIIVMNGDVLTDVNFRHMLSFHNYNRAFATMGIAEFTFQNPYGVVNYSENKLMGFEEKPVNSWFINSGCYIIEPDLLQFVPKDTFIDMPTLIQQAQHKNKDILVYPICETWMDVGRQGDYAEAQSVQLYGEDNE encoded by the coding sequence ATGTCATTTGAAAATGAAATACAACGGATAACTGTTATAGGAGATAATTCTATTATTTCCTGTATGCATCTGTTTAATGAGTATTTTCTCCCAACGCTTCTTGTAACAGATAAAAATGGGGTCTTTTTAGGGACATTGACAGATGGAGATATTCGCAGAGCTTTTTTGCAAGGAATTCGCATCTCCGATCCTATCTACCAAGCTATGCAAAAAAATGCAGTTGTTGGATATACAAACGAGTCCCCACGCTCTCGCTTTGCTCGGATGAAATCTGGGAAAATAAGACACTTACCTATACTTGATTCAACAGGGCACCTTGCAGGACTAGAAATTGAACAAGCCTTTCTTCCTGTGCAGACGGCATCGACCTCTGCCGTCATAATGTGTGGTGGGCTTGGAACAAGAATGGGATGCCTGACAAAAAATTGCCCCAAGCCAATGTTACCGGTCGGTGGCAAGCCAATGTTAGAAAGAATTTTAGAAAACCTAATGCGAAATGGGATTTCTAAATTTTATTTTGCTGTGAATTATCTCCATGAAATAATTGAAAAACATTTTGGAGATGGCTCCCAATGGGGCGTAGAAATTCAATACCTTCGAGAGCAGCAACGTTTAGGAACGGGAGGTGCTTTAAGTCTTATCCCTGAGCAGCCTAAATCTCCAATTATTGTTATGAACGGGGACGTTCTTACAGATGTTAATTTCCGCCACATGCTTTCTTTTCATAATTATAACCGAGCATTTGCGACCATGGGGATCGCAGAGTTTACTTTTCAGAATCCTTACGGAGTTGTAAACTATTCAGAAAATAAACTTATGGGCTTTGAAGAAAAACCTGTAAACTCATGGTTTATCAATTCAGGATGCTATATTATTGAGCCTGATCTTCTTCAATTTGTCCCTAAAGATACTTTCATAGATATGCCAACTCTTATCCAGCAAGCACAACACAAAAATAAAGATATTCTTGTATATCCGATTTGCGAAACTTGGATGGATGTAGGCCGGCAAGGCGATTATGCAGAAGCACAATCGGTCCAGCTTTATGGAGAAGATAATGAATAG
- a CDS encoding LegC family aminotransferase, giving the protein MFEDLLAEIRQKQHFGDQFIPLHAPVFHGKEKQYLLDTIDSTFVSSVGEYVNRMEKMLQEITGAKKAVLCVNGTSALEMCLRLAGTKPGDIVLTQSLSFVATANAIAHIGATPAFADIERSTLGLSPHAVQAFFESFCIKKGHGTFLKESGQKISACVPMHSFGLSCRMNELQEICKEWNVPIVEDAAEALGSSYKGQHCGTMGLLGALSFNGNKTVTTGGGGAILTNDEKIGDLAKHLTTTAKLPHRWEYFHDYAGWNFRMPNVNAALGCAQLEQLPQILNIKRKRAEIYDHIFMNSPWEFVTELPDTLSNYWLCAVLTQNKTERDNFLAASNDAKLMTRPAWAPLHTLPMYTDTPKGSLDITVDIANRLVNLPSGVEGGIS; this is encoded by the coding sequence ATGTTTGAAGATCTTCTTGCTGAAATTCGCCAAAAGCAACACTTCGGGGATCAATTTATTCCACTTCATGCTCCTGTTTTTCATGGCAAAGAAAAGCAATATTTACTCGATACCATCGATTCTACTTTCGTTTCCAGCGTTGGTGAATACGTAAACCGCATGGAAAAAATGCTCCAAGAAATTACAGGAGCAAAAAAAGCCGTACTTTGTGTAAATGGAACGTCTGCTCTTGAAATGTGCCTCCGGCTCGCAGGAACCAAGCCTGGGGACATCGTATTAACCCAGTCTTTATCATTTGTCGCAACGGCAAATGCAATTGCACATATCGGAGCTACGCCCGCATTTGCCGATATCGAACGAAGTACGCTTGGTCTTTCTCCTCATGCCGTCCAGGCTTTTTTTGAATCTTTTTGTATCAAAAAAGGACATGGAACCTTCCTTAAAGAGTCCGGACAAAAGATTTCAGCATGTGTTCCAATGCATAGCTTTGGACTTTCATGCCGGATGAATGAGCTTCAAGAAATATGCAAAGAATGGAATGTGCCGATTGTTGAGGATGCAGCAGAAGCACTTGGTAGCAGCTACAAAGGTCAACATTGTGGGACTATGGGGTTGCTTGGAGCTCTTTCTTTTAACGGCAACAAAACAGTGACCACAGGTGGTGGTGGCGCGATACTCACCAACGATGAAAAAATCGGGGACTTAGCAAAACATCTTACAACCACCGCAAAACTACCGCATCGGTGGGAATACTTCCATGACTACGCAGGGTGGAATTTCAGGATGCCTAATGTAAATGCAGCCCTCGGTTGTGCTCAGCTAGAGCAGCTTCCTCAAATACTCAACATAAAGAGAAAAAGAGCTGAAATATACGATCATATTTTTATGAATTCACCATGGGAGTTTGTAACGGAACTCCCCGATACCCTGTCAAACTACTGGCTTTGTGCTGTGTTAACTCAAAATAAGACAGAACGAGACAATTTCCTCGCAGCAAGTAACGATGCAAAGCTTATGACAAGGCCAGCTTGGGCTCCATTGCACACGTTGCCCATGTATACGGACACTCCTAAAGGCTCACTTGATATTACCGTGGATATAGCAAACCGATTGGTAAATTTACCCAGTGGCGTAGAAGGTGGAATTTCATGA
- a CDS encoding NAD-dependent epimerase/dehydratase family protein has protein sequence MKKVLITGGAGFIGFHLGKKLAQSGYQVDLLDNFSRGVRDPEIEDAINSRNLQLLNGDILDSQFLNTLDKDYTYIYHLAAIVGVEHVLKRPFDVLTLNLRLLDNMIHLAEKQSQLEKFVFASTSEVYAGTLKYFEMAIPTPEQTPLATLDLQSPRTSYMLSKIYGEAMLNQSDLPIMIIRPHNIYGPRMGMAHVIPQQLNKINSAKEFSDVTVYTPEHQRTFCYISDAVNLIQLLTENSKSTGEVFNIGNESPEVKIKKVVEIVAETIGKKVHFVYKDMNSGSPARRCPSMHKAFSLVGYPDALVSLEQGIAQTYSWYKDKIFSGFQKSAS, from the coding sequence ATGAAAAAAGTTCTGATTACTGGCGGAGCAGGATTTATCGGTTTCCACCTTGGTAAAAAGCTCGCTCAAAGCGGGTATCAAGTAGACCTGTTAGATAATTTTTCTCGAGGAGTTCGTGACCCAGAGATTGAAGACGCAATCAATTCAAGAAATCTCCAACTGCTTAATGGAGATATTCTTGACTCCCAGTTTTTGAATACCTTGGATAAAGACTACACATATATTTACCATCTCGCTGCCATTGTCGGTGTTGAACATGTCTTAAAAAGACCATTTGATGTTTTAACTCTTAATTTAAGGCTTCTTGACAATATGATTCATCTTGCCGAGAAACAATCACAACTTGAGAAATTTGTGTTTGCTTCAACAAGTGAAGTATACGCAGGGACTCTTAAATATTTTGAAATGGCAATACCGACGCCAGAGCAAACACCTCTGGCAACTCTAGACCTCCAGTCTCCCAGAACATCATATATGTTATCAAAAATTTATGGTGAAGCGATGCTTAACCAAAGCGACCTTCCTATAATGATTATTCGACCACACAATATATATGGTCCTCGTATGGGAATGGCCCATGTGATTCCACAGCAGCTTAATAAAATTAATTCTGCAAAAGAATTCTCTGACGTAACGGTATATACCCCAGAGCATCAACGTACTTTTTGCTATATTTCAGATGCGGTTAACCTCATCCAACTCCTTACAGAAAATTCAAAAAGCACTGGTGAAGTCTTCAATATCGGTAATGAATCCCCCGAAGTTAAAATCAAAAAAGTCGTTGAAATTGTTGCAGAGACCATAGGTAAAAAAGTTCATTTTGTGTATAAAGACATGAACAGCGGTTCTCCTGCCCGACGTTGTCCCTCCATGCACAAAGCATTTTCACTTGTTGGATATCCTGATGCACTAGTTTCTCTTGAGCAAGGAATTGCCCAAACATATTCTTGGTATAAAGACAAAATTTTTTCCGGCTTCCAGAAGAGTGCAAGCTAA